A region from the Candidatus Limnocylindria bacterium genome encodes:
- a CDS encoding regulatory protein RecX has protein sequence MAKRVRPAATPVGDAYDTAVRYLAGRPHTVAEIHRHLRSKKFDVETIDHAVDRLRAQRYVDDEAFARWWVEQRERFKPRGDRALRTELAQKGVGRDVVDIVLGERAPDADVEQARRALSRPLTRWANMPDAERKRKIHAYLAARGFDYDTIDEVTRREVTDE, from the coding sequence ATGGCGAAGAGGGTTAGGCCGGCCGCCACACCGGTCGGCGACGCCTACGACACCGCCGTCCGTTACCTCGCCGGGCGTCCGCACACCGTCGCGGAGATCCACCGGCATCTGCGTTCGAAGAAGTTCGACGTCGAGACGATCGATCACGCGGTCGACCGCCTTCGCGCGCAGCGCTACGTCGACGACGAGGCGTTCGCGCGGTGGTGGGTCGAGCAGCGGGAGCGCTTCAAGCCGCGTGGCGATCGTGCGCTGCGGACGGAGCTCGCGCAGAAGGGCGTCGGGCGCGACGTCGTCGACATCGTGCTCGGCGAGCGCGCGCCGGACGCGGATGTCGAGCAGGCGCGCCGCGCGTTGTCGCGTCCGCTGACCCGTTGGGCGAACATGCCGGACGCGGAGCGCAAACGGAAGATCCACGCGTACCTCGCGGCACGCGGCTTCGACTACGACACGATCGACGAAGTGACGCGCCGCGAGGTCACGGACGAGTAG